The genomic window ACTCTTAAAATGGTGGATATTATCCTTGAAGTTCGCGATGCAAGATCACCTCTTGTAACTGGAAATAGAGACATTGATGAGATTGTTGGAAATAAGAATCGCCTGATTGTGATGAATAAAACAAACCTTGCAAATCCCCAAATCGTCAAACTTTGGGAACAGTGGTTTGAAAAGCAGGGGAAGCCTTTCATTTTCATCAATGGTCTTGATAAAAAATCACTCGCAAGAGTAGTCGAACTATCTAAAGCAATAGTCATGGAGAAACGTGATCAGTCTAATCCTGAGGCTAAAGCAAAGAAAAAGTTTAAGATGATGGTACTTGGTCTTCCAAATACGGGAAAGTCTACCATTATCAACAAGCTGGCAAATAGAGATGCGTCCAAAGTGGCGAATAAACCAGGTCAGACACAAAATCAACTTTGGGTTAACGTAAATGAAGATCTTGAAATCTTAGACAATCCTGGAGTTATGCCTCACAGAATTGTAAAAGAAGAACATGGTCTATGGCTTTCAGCTCTTCACGCGATACCTGATACAGTGGTTGATCTTGAAAGACCTGTTATTTACATTCTAGAATATCTTATAAAAGAAGATCCACAGATCCTCAAATCACATTATAATATAGAGTTTGATTCTAATTATTTCCTTGATGTCTTGAACCTAATAGCGAAAAGTAGAGGTTGTCTAAGGCAAAAAGGTGAGTTTGATTATGAAAGAGTGTATCGTCTAATACTTGCAGATTTTAGAGATGGAAATTTAGGTTTAATCAGTTTTGGTTTACCACCACAATAGGAGATTGAAATGAGTGAAGCAGTTTTAAAAATTGAATTTATGGATAAGAATGGTGAAGTGAAAACAATGAAAGACTTTAGTGCAAAAGCTTATTTAGTCGTTAATGTTGCATCAAAATGTGGCTTAACTCCACAATATGAAGGATTACAAAATCTTTATAAAAAGTATCATGACAAAGGTTTAGAAATCCTTGCTTTTCCTGCAAATGAATTTCTTGCTCAAGAGCCAGGAACGGATGAGGAGATACAACAATTCTGTTCGCTTGAGTATAATGTAACTTTTCCAGTTAATAAAAAAATCATCGTGAAGGGAGAAGGGCAACATCCTCTTTATAAATTTCTGACAGAAGAAGTGAAAGAATCGCAAAGATTAGAAGGTGGAACACTAGAGGCGAGACTTACTGATGCGGGTCTTATTACAGGGCGTGCTCAAGATATTAAGTGGAACTTTGAGAAGTTTTTAATCAGTGCAGATGGAAAAGTTATAAAGAGATTTTTTCCTGAATTTGCTCCTGAGCATAATGAGATTACAGAAGCTATTGAAGGTATGCTCTAAAAATATAAAGGCGCAATTTTTATTGCGCCTTATTTTCTTACCAAGCAACTAGACCTAGTTTTTCACCTTTGATCCATTTCTTCATATATTTTTTCTTCCACTTCTTAAACTTCTTTGCATCATATGACCCATTGGCCGCACTTCCAACAATATAGCGAACAGACCTCATGGTTTCTGAACTATCTTTGGAAATTTTTTCTTTTGCCCAGTCAGTAAAATCTTTATCTGTTAGTTCTTGAAATTGAGAACGATATTTTTTCTTATAGATTGAGATCAACTCACTCTCATGGTCTTTGATCCATTTTGCGATCTTTTCAGTCGACCACTCTTTAACAATCTCCTGGCCTTTATTTAGATTTCTAGTGATATTTAAATCATAGGCTGAATAATCCCAAGTATAGAGAACTTTTTCATCGAGGTTATTGAAAATCCTATCAAATGTGTTATTGAATTTGTCTGTAAGTTTTTTTGAACCTTCTATTGAAAGATTCGCTTCCATATTAATATTATTCATATTCTTTCCAGTCCAATTAGTAGAACCTGTAAAGATTTGGAACTTGCCAGTATTTTCATTTGTAATTGACATGATCTTCGCGTGGTTTTGTTCTCCGTGAGTTGCATACCATCTCAAGTTTAAGTGAAGATCTTTTAATTCGTTGACGAGGTAGTGTGCTACTTGTCTATTTGGAGTACCATCTTTAATACTATTGAAAGCATCTTTACTTGGATCAAGCAAAAGCTCAACAGGATTATTCTCGCGACCGTCTTGTCTTGCAACTTTTGCAATCGCATCAATTATCTGTGGGTCAGAAAGGTAGAACATTTGAATTCTAACATGATCTTGAGGCTTTGCCTGGTTAAGTAGTCGAAGCGCTTCTTTCTTTACTTCTATCTCTGAAACAAATTTTGCTTTAACTCCTTCCTCTAAATTTGAAACAAATTCTTTCTTATAAGGTAGAGGAGGGAGAATTTCTGTGAAGTAGCGAGCAAGGTTCTTTGGTGAGTATTTTGGAAGCTCATATTCATCTTTTGATGCATCTGATAGTTGAGCATACTTAGGCATTCCAATTGTAAGAGGTATACTTGCTTGTCGAAGCATACTATGGGCAGCGTCTTCTCTTAGAATACCATAGACAAATTTAGCAAGCTCACCTTTTACGCTGAGGGAAGTATTAGTTGAATCATCACTTCCATTGTGTGGGTTAGCTGAAGAGACCAATGTTTCAAAGTCATTACCATTATTAGTATCTGTAACGAGAATTTTTCTATGATTAGCCTTTAAAAGTGAAGCAGTGAAGGCAACTTCAAGATCGATTTGGTGCCCATCTAATTTACCGGCCGGTAGGTTTATGGCCGCAGCTGTAGTATTTATAATTGATCCAAAAAGTCCTAGGCTTATATCATCAAGTATTCTGCCAACATGACCAATCGTTTCTTGAATCCCTATTTTAGAGGCGGCCTTTGTTGGTAGAAGATCCGAGTAGAAAACGTCGATTCCATTTTTTAAGAATCTTTCGACACTTGGTGATGTTCTTCTTGAGTAAGCTCGATGAAGTGGATCAAGGATAACAGTAATTTTAATATCTGGATTACTTTGTTTCTTGTCTATTAATGTCTTTGTCAGCTCTTCAACAACGTCAAAGTCCGGCTTAGTTTTTGAATACATATTATCAAAGAGAAATACACTCGCGATGATTTGTTTTTGCGCGTTTTTAATCATATCAAGTGCTTTATAAGCAATTTCTCTATTTCGTATACGCTTATGATTTTCGAGATCCATTCCGTTATAAGTCATATAGAATGAAACATCGTCTTCTGAAACAGTAAACCAGTCTGAATTAACAGCGAGTCGATTTTCTCGATTAATCTTCATGACTTCGTCAATTGATTGAAAACTATGTACATTGGAAGCAAGTCCAAGAAGGGTAGCCGTAAGCATGATCTTATTTTTCATAATTTCTCCAATTTTTTGAGAATATAGCAAATAGTTGTTTTTTGTGGTGCGCTGCTGTAAAATTTATATATTTAGAGATGATGTAAGTTACATATTTTCAGAGGTTTATATTGATAAAAATACCTTATAACGAGTTCACATTCTCATTTTCGCGCTCTTCTGGAGCCGGGGGCCAGAATGTTAATAAGGTAAATACAAAAGCAACCTTGTCCTGGAATATGCAAAATAGCGATTCATGTAGTGAGGCAGTTAAAAAACGTTTCACAGATAAGTATAAGAGATTCATTGCTGGCGGTCTGGTGGTAATTAGCTCCCAAAAATATCGAAGCCAAAGTCGAAATGTTGATGATTGTATCGAGAAACTTCATGACTATATTAATGAGGTTCGACTTCCTCCTAAAGCAAGAAGAGAAACTAAGCCGACAAAGACTTCTGTGAAAAAACGTCTTGATAGTAAAAGTATCCGTTCAAAGATAAAAAAACTAAGGAATGAGAAGTTCTAACTTTTAATTAGGTTTTTCAGCATATATCATATTTAAATGAAAATTATCTATGTGCTTATTGTTCTCATATTCAATCTTGAACTATTCGCCCAAGAAGTTCAAGGCCAGATCGTTCTGCTTCGCGGGCAGGTGACGGTCTCTGGCTCTCATGCTTCTAAAAATCAAAAAATAAATGAAGGTGCTATTGTTGAAACAGGGATACGTAGTTTTACTAAAATAAAATTTAGTAATGGCAGTAGTGTTGTCGTTGGTGCAAATTCAAAAATAGTGCTTTCTCAATTAAGTGAAGAAAAACCAAGAGTTTTAAATTTATTGAAAGGAAAAATTCGAGCCGATGTAGAAAAG from Bacteriovorax sp. Seq25_V includes these protein-coding regions:
- the ylqF gene encoding ribosome biogenesis GTPase YlqF; translated protein: MAKRSNHRSKVKPKRNDEDDNEYQLTDDTIALKKIHWFPGHMKKALDKIKTTLKMVDIILEVRDARSPLVTGNRDIDEIVGNKNRLIVMNKTNLANPQIVKLWEQWFEKQGKPFIFINGLDKKSLARVVELSKAIVMEKRDQSNPEAKAKKKFKMMVLGLPNTGKSTIINKLANRDASKVANKPGQTQNQLWVNVNEDLEILDNPGVMPHRIVKEEHGLWLSALHAIPDTVVDLERPVIYILEYLIKEDPQILKSHYNIEFDSNYFLDVLNLIAKSRGCLRQKGEFDYERVYRLILADFRDGNLGLISFGLPPQ
- a CDS encoding glutathione peroxidase; this encodes MSEAVLKIEFMDKNGEVKTMKDFSAKAYLVVNVASKCGLTPQYEGLQNLYKKYHDKGLEILAFPANEFLAQEPGTDEEIQQFCSLEYNVTFPVNKKIIVKGEGQHPLYKFLTEEVKESQRLEGGTLEARLTDAGLITGRAQDIKWNFEKFLISADGKVIKRFFPEFAPEHNEITEAIEGML
- a CDS encoding phospholipase D-like domain-containing protein gives rise to the protein MKNKIMLTATLLGLASNVHSFQSIDEVMKINRENRLAVNSDWFTVSEDDVSFYMTYNGMDLENHKRIRNREIAYKALDMIKNAQKQIIASVFLFDNMYSKTKPDFDVVEELTKTLIDKKQSNPDIKITVILDPLHRAYSRRTSPSVERFLKNGIDVFYSDLLPTKAASKIGIQETIGHVGRILDDISLGLFGSIINTTAAAINLPAGKLDGHQIDLEVAFTASLLKANHRKILVTDTNNGNDFETLVSSANPHNGSDDSTNTSLSVKGELAKFVYGILREDAAHSMLRQASIPLTIGMPKYAQLSDASKDEYELPKYSPKNLARYFTEILPPLPYKKEFVSNLEEGVKAKFVSEIEVKKEALRLLNQAKPQDHVRIQMFYLSDPQIIDAIAKVARQDGRENNPVELLLDPSKDAFNSIKDGTPNRQVAHYLVNELKDLHLNLRWYATHGEQNHAKIMSITNENTGKFQIFTGSTNWTGKNMNNINMEANLSIEGSKKLTDKFNNTFDRIFNNLDEKVLYTWDYSAYDLNITRNLNKGQEIVKEWSTEKIAKWIKDHESELISIYKKKYRSQFQELTDKDFTDWAKEKISKDSSETMRSVRYIVGSAANGSYDAKKFKKWKKKYMKKWIKGEKLGLVAW
- the arfB gene encoding alternative ribosome rescue aminoacyl-tRNA hydrolase ArfB, which produces MIKIPYNEFTFSFSRSSGAGGQNVNKVNTKATLSWNMQNSDSCSEAVKKRFTDKYKRFIAGGLVVISSQKYRSQSRNVDDCIEKLHDYINEVRLPPKARRETKPTKTSVKKRLDSKSIRSKIKKLRNEKF